The Acidimicrobiales bacterium sequence GTACGGCCAACGCCTCATCGGACTCCGCGCCGGCGAACTCGTCTTCGACGGCAACATCGCCGACGTCGACGACGACACGTTCCGCGAGATCTACGGCCGCTCGATCACCACCGGCGACATCCTCGCCGACAACGACACGTGAGCGAGGCGGTCGTCTCCGGCACCGGCGCGCGCCCGGCCAAGCCGCGGCGCAATCCGCTCACCTATCTCGTCGTCGCCGCCCTCCTCTGGTGGACCTGGTACGCCGCCGGTCAGGTCGGGTTCCGCTGGTCGACCTTCGTCGACGTGTGGACCAATCCGCTGTGGGAGAAGTTCTGGCCGATCCCGTGGGACTGGGTGCTCGACCGCGGCAACGTCATCGATCCACTCGTCGAGACCTTCCAGATCGCCATCGTCGCCACGGTGATCGGATGCGGGCTCGCGCTTCCCGCGGCCTTCGCGATGAGCCGGCTGACGACGCCGAACAGCCCCGTCTACTGGATCAGCCGCGTGTTCATGAGCGTGGTGCGGGCGGTGCCCGATCTCTTCTGGGCCAAGATCCTGGTCACGGCGATCGGGATCGGTGCGTTCGCCGGTGCCTGGGCCCTCTCCATCTTCTCGTTCGCGGTCATGGTGAAGCTCTTCTCCGAGACGATCGACGGCGCTGACGACGGGCCGCTCGAAGCCGCGCGGGCCGCCGGCGCCCGCCATGTCCCCGCGGTGCGAACCGGCGTGCTCCCCACCGTCCTGCCGTCGTACGTGGCCTACGCCCTCTATGTCTTCGAGTTGAACATCCGGGCCTCGATCGTGCTCGGTCTCGTCGGTGCCGGCGGCATCGGTCGAGTGGTCGAAGCCCAGCGGAGCTTCTTCCGGTTCGACCGCATCCTCGGCATCCTCGTCCTCGTCTTCGTCGTGGTCTTCGTCATCGAGCAGATCAGCGTCGCCCTGCGCCGGAGGCTCGTCTGATGACGGCGACGTTGCCGCCGGAGTCGGCCCCCGAATCGGCCCCCGAGCCGGTGTCGGGGCGGCCCGCCCGACCGCTCGGCCCGCGTCTGACGCGGGTCGGTCTCTTCGTGTTCGTCGCGGTGGCCTTCGTGTGGGGCTTCAGCGGCCTCGACGCCTCGTTCGAACGGCTGCGTACCGCCCCCGGCGACGCATGGCAGATCGTCCGGTTGATGTGGCCGCCCGACTTCGCGACCGAGATCGACCGCGGCGTCATCGGCAAGGTCCTGGAGTCGGTCTACATCGCCTGGGTCGGCACGGTGATCGCCGCAACCCTCTCGCTGCCCCTGGCCTTCCTCGCCTCGAACAACATCTCGCCGAGCTTCATCCGCCTGCCCATCCGCCAACTGTTCAACGTGATCCGCGCGGTGCCCGAGCTCATCGTCGCCGTCGTCCTCCTCGGCGTCGTCCCGCTCGGTCCGTGGGCCGGCGCCCTCGCCATCGGCCTGCACTCGATCGGCACGCTCGGCAAGCTCGCCAGCGAGGAGATCGAGTCGGCCGACCACGGTCCGGTCGAGGCGGTCGAGGCGTGCGGTGGCACCTTCGTCTCCCGCGTGCGATGGGGTGTGCTGCCCCAGGTGATGCCCCAGATCACGAGCTACTGGCTGTTCCGCTTCGAGATCAACGTCCGGGCATCGGCCGTGCTCGGCATGATCGGCGCCGGCGGCGTCGGCTCGGAGCTCATCGCCCAGTTGAACTTCCGGAACTTCCCCGAGGTGGGGGCGGTCCTGATCATCACCATCGCCGTCGTCGTGTTCATCGACACGGTCTCCTCCGCGATCCGCAAGCGCATCATCGCCGGCGGGAACGCGGGCGACCCGTCCCGCACCGCGGAGATGCTGCGGGACCTCGTCGGTCGGCGAGCCTCACGCCTGTGATGCTCAGTGTCGTGATGCTCAGTCGTCGTTGACGATGATCCCGATGCCGAGTCCGAAGAAGCTCGGATCGAGCGTCGCCCCGGAGGGGTTCGAGAAGGCGAGGACTGCCCACTCCCC is a genomic window containing:
- the phnE gene encoding phosphonate ABC transporter, permease protein PhnE; amino-acid sequence: MSEAVVSGTGARPAKPRRNPLTYLVVAALLWWTWYAAGQVGFRWSTFVDVWTNPLWEKFWPIPWDWVLDRGNVIDPLVETFQIAIVATVIGCGLALPAAFAMSRLTTPNSPVYWISRVFMSVVRAVPDLFWAKILVTAIGIGAFAGAWALSIFSFAVMVKLFSETIDGADDGPLEAARAAGARHVPAVRTGVLPTVLPSYVAYALYVFELNIRASIVLGLVGAGGIGRVVEAQRSFFRFDRILGILVLVFVVVFVIEQISVALRRRLV
- the phnE gene encoding phosphonate ABC transporter, permease protein PhnE, which produces MTATLPPESAPESAPEPVSGRPARPLGPRLTRVGLFVFVAVAFVWGFSGLDASFERLRTAPGDAWQIVRLMWPPDFATEIDRGVIGKVLESVYIAWVGTVIAATLSLPLAFLASNNISPSFIRLPIRQLFNVIRAVPELIVAVVLLGVVPLGPWAGALAIGLHSIGTLGKLASEEIESADHGPVEAVEACGGTFVSRVRWGVLPQVMPQITSYWLFRFEINVRASAVLGMIGAGGVGSELIAQLNFRNFPEVGAVLIITIAVVVFIDTVSSAIRKRIIAGGNAGDPSRTAEMLRDLVGRRASRL